One stretch of Acyrthosiphon pisum isolate AL4f unplaced genomic scaffold, pea_aphid_22Mar2018_4r6ur Scaffold_437;HRSCAF=872, whole genome shotgun sequence DNA includes these proteins:
- the LOC103311032 gene encoding zinc finger BED domain-containing protein 4-like, whose amino-acid sequence MHLLKPFEAATKELCAQKYITGSKIIPLMHCLIKKIESVEVNGVVASALKSNLSNNLQTRFVQWLLQNPSMQLKKKNLELRTDSNETSSHNESSSEDDPDSLWAVNKQLVSKKALAEPSLNVNEMPTDLKHYLNQPTVPLTDNVLSFWDIHGHIYPHLKKIVDLYLGMVATSEPLERLFSKAGQVMTDSRNRLTGDNLNKLLFLGSLSVNDWQLE is encoded by the exons ATGCATCTACTAAAACCTTTCGAAGCTGCTACTAAAGAATTATGTgcccaaaaatatataacaggTAGTAAAATTATCCCATTGATGCAttgcttgataaaaaaaattgaatcagtAGAAGTGAATGGTGTTGTTGCTTCGGCTTTAAAATCGAATTTAAGTAACAATTTACAAACCAGATTTG TGCAGTGGCTTCTTCAAAATCCAtcaatgcaattaaaaaaaaaaaatttagaacttAGAACTGACTCCAATGAAACCAGTTCACATAATGAAAGTTCTTCTGAAGATGACCCTGATAGCTTATGGGCAGTAAATAAACAGTTAGTGTCAAAAAAAGCCTTAGCTGAACCAAGCTTAAATGTCAACGAAATGCCTACAGATCTTAAGCATTACTTAAACCAACCGACAGTGCCATTAACTGataatgttttaagtttttggGATATTCATGGACACATTTAtcctcatttaaaaaaaattgtagatcTTTATTTAGGAATGGTAGCTACTTCTGAACCTTTGGAACGTCTTTTTTCTAAAGCAGGTCAAGTTATGACTGATAGTCGTAATAGGTTAACAGGTGATAACCTTAATAAACTCCTTTTTCTTGGATCACTGTCAGTAAATGATTGGCAATTAGAATaa